In Leifsonia sp. ZF2019, a genomic segment contains:
- a CDS encoding FHA domain-containing protein FhaB/FipA yields the protein MNPSELTLLVLRFGFLLLLWLFVFGIVYALRTDLFGQRVRKLPEAQGAAAPASPFPGGGPAAAAGAAPAAAAAAVTEPVQRHAPVSSLPSGANAALGGINASVQTAHRLVITSGPRAGTELPLGRDPITIGRSSESGLVIRDDYTSTHHARLLLWNDEWMIQDLDSTNGTFLDGRRVTVPTQVPLDTPIKIGTTTFELRR from the coding sequence GTGAACCCGAGCGAACTGACGCTGCTCGTCCTGCGGTTCGGCTTCCTGCTCCTGCTCTGGTTGTTCGTCTTCGGCATCGTCTACGCGCTCCGCACCGACCTGTTCGGCCAGCGCGTGCGCAAGCTCCCGGAGGCGCAGGGCGCCGCCGCTCCGGCCTCCCCCTTCCCCGGCGGAGGCCCCGCCGCCGCCGCTGGTGCCGCCCCCGCCGCCGCCGCAGCAGCCGTGACCGAGCCGGTGCAGCGGCACGCGCCCGTGTCGTCCCTGCCGTCCGGCGCGAACGCCGCTCTCGGCGGCATCAACGCGAGCGTGCAGACCGCGCATCGTCTCGTCATCACCTCCGGCCCGCGGGCCGGCACGGAGCTCCCGCTCGGCCGCGATCCCATCACCATCGGCCGCTCCAGCGAGTCCGGCCTCGTCATCCGCGACGACTACACCTCGACCCACCACGCCCGGCTGTTGCTCTGGAACGACGAGTGGATGATCCAGGACCTGGACTCCACCAACGGCACGTTCCTCGACGGCCGCCGCGTGACGGTCCCGACCCAGGTCCCGCTCGACACCCCGATCAAGATCGGGACGACCACGTTCGAGCTGCGACGGTAG
- a CDS encoding TetR/AcrR family transcriptional regulator, giving the protein MTRAERADVRRNREAIIDAARLAFRRGESDRRFDDFAALAGVGVGTLYRHFPTREALAAAIYRDEVDALGREARRLLDESPPEAALAAFLRSFVHLIASEPALARTLATHMRDRPDVQAEGADALGASIVALVDAAVEGGRLLNDLTPGVILAALHGISSSTGRPGWEADAERLIAALVRERT; this is encoded by the coding sequence ATGACGAGAGCCGAGCGGGCCGATGTCCGTCGTAACCGCGAAGCGATCATCGACGCCGCTCGCCTCGCCTTCCGCCGCGGCGAGTCCGACCGGCGCTTCGACGACTTCGCCGCGCTCGCCGGCGTCGGCGTCGGCACCCTCTACCGGCACTTCCCGACCCGGGAGGCTCTCGCCGCCGCCATCTACCGCGACGAGGTCGATGCGCTCGGCCGGGAGGCACGGCGCCTTCTCGACGAGAGCCCGCCCGAGGCGGCCCTCGCCGCCTTCCTGCGCTCGTTCGTGCACCTCATCGCCTCCGAGCCGGCCCTCGCGCGAACCCTCGCAACGCACATGCGCGACCGCCCGGACGTTCAGGCGGAGGGCGCCGACGCGCTCGGCGCGTCGATCGTCGCCCTGGTCGATGCCGCGGTCGAGGGCGGGCGCCTCCTCAACGACCTCACCCCCGGCGTCATCCTCGCCGCCCTCCACGGCATCAGCTCCTCCACCGGCCGCCCCGGCTGGGAGGCCGACGCCGAGAGGCTCATCGCCGCACTCGTGCGCGAACGCACGTGA
- a CDS encoding PP2C family protein-serine/threonine phosphatase has protein sequence MAATNRAAALSHVGKIRSNNQDSGYAGHGLFVVADGMGGHAGGDVASAIAVGRIREADVEYSTATEAEFALQSAMIAANSLLAETVFEHPELTGMGTTVSALIRVGDQIALAHIGDSRIYLFRDGELKQVSIDHTFVQRLVDSGRITEEEAMVHPRRSVLMRVLGDVDASPEIDTWVLDTKPGDRWLICSDGLSGVVKNDDLQAALATRDAPKQVAERLLKQSLDAGAPDNVTVVILDIADTGPGDVVKDPITVGSAAAPLQFGSEPKPAVRASRLPTLRLHPVRPASGPTHFEPQSDDYLDELIEEDARRARRRRATWMVGLVVLVLAIVAAAFIGYQWTQSRFFVGASSAGKVAIFQGVQQDLGPISLSHVYEQTDVTVDDLPEYDKQLVKQTINADDLAAARSIVEQLSDAVKQ, from the coding sequence GTGGCAGCGACGAACCGGGCGGCGGCGCTCTCGCACGTCGGAAAGATCCGATCGAACAACCAGGACTCCGGATACGCGGGTCATGGGCTCTTCGTGGTCGCCGACGGGATGGGCGGGCACGCCGGCGGAGACGTCGCGAGCGCGATCGCGGTGGGCCGCATCCGCGAGGCCGACGTCGAGTACTCGACCGCCACGGAGGCCGAGTTCGCCCTCCAATCCGCCATGATCGCCGCCAACTCCCTGCTCGCCGAGACGGTGTTCGAGCATCCCGAGCTCACCGGGATGGGCACGACCGTCAGCGCCTTGATCCGCGTGGGCGACCAGATCGCGCTCGCCCACATCGGCGATTCGCGCATCTACCTGTTCCGCGACGGCGAGCTGAAGCAGGTCTCGATCGACCACACGTTCGTGCAGCGCCTCGTCGACAGCGGCCGGATCACCGAGGAGGAGGCGATGGTGCACCCCCGCCGCTCGGTCCTGATGCGCGTGCTGGGCGACGTCGATGCATCCCCCGAGATCGACACCTGGGTGCTCGACACCAAGCCGGGCGATCGATGGCTGATCTGTTCGGACGGGCTGAGCGGCGTGGTCAAGAACGACGACCTGCAGGCAGCGCTCGCCACACGCGACGCGCCCAAGCAGGTCGCCGAGCGCCTGCTGAAGCAGAGCCTCGACGCCGGCGCCCCCGACAACGTCACCGTCGTCATCCTCGACATCGCCGACACGGGGCCGGGCGACGTGGTCAAGGATCCGATCACCGTCGGCTCGGCCGCGGCACCGCTGCAGTTCGGCAGTGAGCCGAAGCCGGCCGTGCGCGCCTCGCGCCTGCCGACCCTCCGCCTGCATCCCGTGCGCCCGGCCTCCGGGCCGACGCATTTCGAGCCGCAGTCCGACGACTACCTCGACGAGCTGATCGAGGAGGACGCCCGCCGCGCACGCCGCCGCCGCGCCACCTGGATGGTCGGCCTGGTGGTGCTCGTGCTCGCGATCGTCGCCGCCGCGTTCATCGGCTATCAGTGGACCCAGTCGCGCTTCTTCGTCGGGGCGTCGAGCGCCGGCAAGGTCGCCATCTTCCAGGGCGTGCAGCAGGACCTGGGGCCGATCAGCCTGTCGCACGTCTACGAGCAGACCGATGTGACGGTGGACGACCTGCCGGAGTACGACAAGCAGCTCGTCAAGCAGACCATCAACGCCGACGACCTCGCGGCGGCCCGTTCGATCGTGGAGCAGTTGAGCGATGCCGTCAAACAGTAG
- a CDS encoding FhaA domain-containing protein produces MGILDNFERGLERAVNGAFAKTFRSGLQPVELTSALRKELDTKAAVVARDRVLAPNRFVLRMSPADYQRMRSMGAALTDELITFVQKHATSQHYQFAGGISIELAEDADISVGMLQIDSENVKGDVAWTPVLEINGTHYPITRSRTVVGRGSDADITVDDTGISRRHVMITWDGHRAQVEDLGSTNGSKLNGEPVRKGILEPESVVTIGRTRIVFRVLPQAAPGRPASAPDDATRRHDVGNFWSTS; encoded by the coding sequence GTGGGCATACTGGACAACTTCGAGCGGGGGCTCGAGCGCGCTGTCAATGGCGCGTTCGCGAAGACCTTCCGTTCCGGTCTGCAGCCTGTGGAGCTGACCAGCGCGCTGCGCAAGGAGCTCGACACGAAGGCCGCCGTGGTCGCCCGTGACCGGGTGCTCGCGCCCAACCGTTTCGTGCTGCGCATGTCGCCCGCCGACTACCAGCGGATGCGCTCCATGGGGGCCGCTCTGACCGACGAGCTCATCACGTTCGTCCAGAAGCACGCGACGAGCCAGCACTACCAGTTCGCCGGCGGGATCTCGATCGAGCTGGCGGAGGACGCGGACATCTCGGTGGGGATGCTGCAGATCGACTCGGAGAACGTGAAGGGCGACGTCGCCTGGACTCCCGTGCTCGAGATCAACGGCACCCACTACCCGATCACCCGGTCGCGCACGGTCGTCGGCCGTGGGAGCGACGCCGACATCACCGTCGACGACACCGGGATCTCGCGCCGCCATGTGATGATCACGTGGGACGGCCACCGCGCCCAGGTCGAGGATCTCGGCTCCACCAACGGCTCGAAGCTGAACGGAGAGCCGGTACGCAAGGGCATCCTGGAACCGGAGTCCGTCGTGACGATCGGCCGCACCCGCATCGTGTTCCGCGTGCTGCCCCAGGCGGCGCCCGGCCGCCCCGCCTCCGCCCCGGACGACGCCACCCGCCGCCACGATGTGGGCAACTTCTGGAGCACCTCGTGA